A single window of Candidatus Margulisiibacteriota bacterium DNA harbors:
- a CDS encoding GNAT family protein, which yields MLKGKLCSVVPVESKDAPEIEDWRKDRAYQSPYLGLALTHPALTAEDLFKRTTSKSYLVRDKSSALIALMVTDNEKDQDRNIALYLDKKEGSLDDPIIEALQLMLQQLFDEKNMHRVYTHIIDSDKASLNIFEKLGFVQEAVLRQHLYVNGSYCDVAVLGLLKDEYKK from the coding sequence ATGTTAAAGGGAAAGCTCTGTTCTGTAGTGCCGGTTGAGTCCAAAGACGCGCCCGAGATCGAGGACTGGAGAAAAGACAGGGCGTATCAAAGCCCTTATCTGGGCCTGGCGCTGACCCACCCCGCGCTTACCGCCGAGGACCTTTTTAAACGCACAACCTCAAAAAGTTATCTTGTAAGGGACAAGAGTTCAGCTCTGATCGCCCTGATGGTGACCGATAACGAAAAAGACCAGGACCGCAATATCGCGCTGTATCTTGACAAAAAGGAAGGCTCCTTGGATGATCCGATCATTGAGGCCCTGCAGTTGATGCTGCAGCAGCTCTTTGACGAAAAGAACATGCACAGGGTATATACGCATATAATAGACTCTGATAAAGCATCCTTGAATATCTTCGAGAAGCTCGGATTTGTCCAGGAAGCAGTGCTGAGACAACATCTTTATGTTAACGGCTCTTACTGCGATGTAGCGGTCCTTGGCCTGCTCAAGGACGAATATAAAAAATGA
- a CDS encoding glycosyltransferase, with protein MFKTSLNVCMIVKNEADNLRQTLPSLVAGCNRVIVVDTGSTDDTKETAKALGAEVFDYEWNNDFSAARNNSIARADSDWIAWFDADELIEEQDLEKLRYRLDRTAADTVHVVVKECPYGTKEAYNSYYRDKVFRNNKGFHFTRPINEQVTAPSGSMPEAEKYDGISLYHWGRNLPEEKMKHKNSERARLFEKVSQNNPSDPVYLLLLGMRYLDLERFVEAEETFNKVIAVCNTNDGLSKYIREGAHLGKAWTAFRFQDHKKAAHEAMLAIECNADNAEGYCIAAGSLLSMGRLQEAFALLEKAVSLPKKQHPVLPSNDLCWNVMRHLFYANCLVSEKRYSEAIPHLETVKSFQPENESASQLLGLLKKEVEQCRA; from the coding sequence ATGTTCAAGACAAGCCTGAATGTCTGCATGATAGTTAAGAACGAAGCGGACAACTTGAGGCAAACACTGCCGTCGCTTGTGGCAGGCTGCAACAGGGTCATTGTTGTTGATACCGGTTCTACCGATGACACAAAAGAAACGGCAAAAGCCCTGGGCGCGGAAGTGTTCGACTATGAGTGGAATAACGATTTTTCTGCCGCCAGGAACAATTCCATAGCCCGTGCGGATTCGGACTGGATAGCCTGGTTCGATGCCGACGAACTTATCGAAGAGCAGGACCTGGAAAAGCTCCGCTACCGTCTGGACAGGACGGCAGCCGATACGGTCCATGTTGTTGTTAAAGAATGCCCCTACGGCACCAAAGAGGCTTACAATTCCTATTACAGGGACAAGGTCTTCAGGAACAACAAGGGCTTTCACTTTACCAGGCCTATTAACGAACAGGTGACCGCTCCTTCGGGCTCTATGCCGGAAGCGGAAAAATATGACGGCATCTCGCTTTACCACTGGGGCAGGAACCTGCCCGAAGAAAAGATGAAGCATAAGAACTCGGAAAGGGCCCGCCTTTTTGAAAAAGTGTCGCAGAATAATCCTTCTGATCCCGTATACCTGCTCCTTCTGGGCATGAGATACCTGGATCTTGAGAGGTTTGTTGAGGCGGAAGAGACATTTAACAAAGTGATCGCCGTCTGTAATACGAACGATGGTCTTTCAAAATACATCCGGGAAGGAGCACATCTGGGCAAGGCCTGGACGGCATTCCGCTTTCAGGACCACAAAAAGGCCGCACACGAGGCTATGCTGGCGATAGAGTGCAACGCTGATAACGCCGAAGGCTACTGCATAGCAGCAGGCTCCCTCCTTTCTATGGGCAGGCTGCAGGAAGCCTTTGCCCTGCTGGAGAAGGCGGTCTCTCTTCCCAAAAAACAGCATCCCGTGCTGCCCAGCAACGACCTGTGCTGGAATGTGATGAGACATTTGTTCTATGCCAACTGCCTGGTGTCCGAAAAACGCTACAGCGAAGCTATCCCTCATCTTGAGACCGTAAAGAGTTTTCAGCCCGAGAATGAAAGCGCTTCACAGTTGCTTGGACTGTTAAAGAAAGAGGTTGAGCAATGCAGAGCATAG
- a CDS encoding EF-hand domain-containing protein produces MSSIYQAGSAVNDAMDVMDDYQQTAADLTDAFSNTDYEDTDVEIPISGISTDPEIIAYLNKYDTDGDGHISRDEYNKAMTGLQDMTNTLTNIAAMTAETAEKIAEALLAVAKYF; encoded by the coding sequence ATGTCAAGCATATACCAGGCAGGGTCGGCGGTTAATGACGCGATGGATGTGATGGACGATTATCAGCAGACGGCGGCCGACCTTACCGATGCCTTCAGCAACACGGATTATGAAGACACCGATGTGGAGATACCTATTTCCGGGATCTCGACAGACCCGGAAATAATAGCCTATCTTAACAAGTACGACACCGACGGCGACGGGCATATAAGCAGGGACGAATACAACAAGGCCATGACCGGACTGCAGGACATGACCAATACATTGACCAACATAGCAGCGATGACGGCCGAAACAGCCGAAAAGATAGCCGAGGCCCTGCTTGCGGTGGCCAAGTACTTCTAA